From the Polyangiaceae bacterium genome, one window contains:
- a CDS encoding ABC transporter ATP-binding protein, with protein sequence MTHVLTAEQLTKVYRMGEVDVRALRGVDFTLSEGELLVLLGASGSGKSTLLNILGGLDVPTSGTVHYRGRPLHGADQSELTRYRREHVGFVFQFYNLIPSLTAEENVALVTDIAENPMEPREALELVGLGDRRTHFPAQLSGGEQQRVAIARAVAKNPQVLLCDEPTGALDYKTGVQVLEVLCRVNSDLGTATAIITHNAPVAAVANRVVTLADGLIASDHTNTELVSASSIRW encoded by the coding sequence ATGACCCATGTCCTGACCGCGGAGCAGCTGACCAAGGTCTACCGCATGGGAGAAGTGGACGTTCGCGCGCTGCGTGGTGTGGACTTCACCCTTTCCGAGGGTGAGCTTCTCGTGCTGCTCGGCGCGTCGGGCAGCGGCAAGAGTACCCTGCTCAACATTCTCGGCGGCCTGGACGTGCCAACCTCCGGAACCGTGCACTATCGTGGCCGCCCGCTGCACGGCGCGGACCAGAGCGAACTCACTCGCTATCGCCGGGAGCACGTTGGCTTCGTTTTCCAGTTCTACAATCTGATCCCCAGCTTGACGGCGGAAGAGAACGTCGCACTGGTCACCGACATTGCCGAAAACCCCATGGAACCCCGGGAGGCGCTGGAGCTGGTTGGCCTCGGCGACCGTCGCACGCACTTTCCCGCGCAGCTTTCCGGGGGTGAACAGCAGCGCGTTGCCATTGCGCGTGCCGTTGCCAAGAATCCCCAGGTGCTGTTGTGCGACGAACCCACGGGTGCCCTCGACTACAAGACTGGCGTGCAAGTGCTGGAAGTGCTGTGCCGAGTGAACTCGGACTTGGGCACCGCCACCGCGATCATCACGCACAATGCGCCCGTCGCCGCCGTCGCCAATCGCGTGGTGACGCTGGCGGACGGCCTGATCGCCTCGGACCACACGAACACCGAACTCGTGAGCGCTTCGAGCATCCGCTGGTAG
- a CDS encoding ABC transporter permease: MLLSTLDRKLLRDLRGLVGQVITISLVVACGIASFVTMRSAFDSLTYSKDAYYERYRFGDVFAHLERAPRGVKQRLERLPGVSRVETRVLEGAMVPMPEMTRPATGTVVSVPTTGRPLLNDLFLHSGRWVSSTRDDEAMVLHAFAKAHKLNLGDKLPVVINGTLREITIVGLAMSPEFVFTLPPGGMSYDPKAIAVLWMADHAVSAAFQMEGGFNDVVVELEPHASLPAVLEGVDRLLATYGGIGAVPRSKQPSNFTLEGELSQLRGMATVVPFLFLFVAAFLLNVVLSRLVYLQRSQIATLKAVGYADRDVALHYVKLVSVIVVLGAIAGVALGSWLGRAMTDLYTEEFFYFPNPEYHVGLDLVVISVGISLAAALIGALAAARRVASLPPAEAMRPPTPTNYHRSALEVLGLFRFLSPSARMVVREVERRPLRLLLSSAGIALSVGIVVTAGYWYDAIDYMLNVQFHGAMRENATVSFMKPLPESAIRELSALPGVWHSEGIRSVPVRFRKGHRQRDAVVHGYPAGLELRRLLDQRGERVQVPAQGIMLTSKLGEVLHLGRGDRVQIEVREGRRETHEVPVVALVDESFGLQGHMALTELDKLTKDEPSFSTGLLLVDPRTRDSVFRRLKNMPWVAAVSYPSSFREQFEAQSGTIMRVYTLIMALFASIIAIGVVYNNARISLSQRNRDLASLRVLGFTRGEIAAILFGELSIQVALAIPLGLLAGHAMVRALALSVDPETYRLPTFISTRTYAFAATVVLLSTLVSFAFVRRKLNGLDLIGVLKTRE, encoded by the coding sequence ATGCTACTCAGCACGCTAGACAGGAAGCTGCTGAGAGACCTGCGAGGCTTGGTCGGTCAGGTGATCACCATCAGCTTGGTGGTGGCGTGCGGCATCGCCAGCTTCGTGACGATGCGCAGTGCCTTCGACTCACTGACCTACTCGAAGGACGCCTACTACGAGCGCTACCGCTTCGGCGACGTGTTCGCGCACTTGGAGCGCGCACCGCGCGGCGTGAAGCAGCGCCTCGAGCGACTTCCCGGCGTGTCGCGCGTCGAGACCCGCGTGCTGGAAGGCGCGATGGTGCCGATGCCGGAGATGACGCGTCCAGCCACGGGGACGGTCGTCTCGGTGCCCACGACAGGGCGACCGCTGCTGAACGATCTGTTCCTGCATTCCGGTCGCTGGGTGAGTTCGACGCGCGACGATGAAGCGATGGTGCTGCATGCCTTCGCCAAGGCCCACAAGTTGAACTTGGGCGACAAGCTACCCGTGGTGATCAACGGCACCCTGCGGGAGATCACGATCGTGGGCTTGGCCATGAGCCCGGAGTTCGTGTTCACGCTGCCTCCGGGGGGCATGAGCTATGACCCCAAGGCCATTGCAGTGCTGTGGATGGCGGATCACGCCGTGTCCGCGGCCTTCCAAATGGAGGGTGGCTTCAACGACGTGGTGGTCGAGCTCGAACCGCACGCCAGCTTGCCGGCGGTGTTGGAGGGGGTCGACCGCTTGCTGGCGACCTACGGCGGAATCGGCGCTGTTCCCCGCTCCAAACAGCCCTCCAACTTCACGCTGGAGGGCGAACTCTCCCAGCTGCGCGGAATGGCGACGGTCGTGCCTTTCCTCTTCTTGTTCGTGGCTGCGTTCTTGCTGAACGTGGTGCTCTCGCGCCTAGTCTATTTGCAGCGTTCGCAAATTGCGACGTTGAAGGCCGTCGGCTATGCCGATCGAGACGTGGCGTTGCACTACGTCAAGCTGGTCAGCGTGATCGTGGTGCTCGGCGCCATTGCGGGCGTTGCCCTCGGCAGTTGGCTGGGCCGTGCCATGACCGACCTCTACACCGAGGAATTCTTCTACTTCCCGAACCCCGAGTACCACGTGGGTCTGGACTTGGTCGTGATCAGCGTAGGCATCAGTCTGGCGGCGGCTTTGATCGGGGCGCTCGCGGCGGCGCGCCGGGTTGCGTCGCTGCCGCCCGCAGAAGCGATGCGCCCGCCGACGCCAACCAACTATCACCGTAGCGCACTCGAGGTCCTTGGCCTGTTTCGCTTCCTCAGCCCGTCCGCTCGCATGGTGGTGCGTGAGGTCGAGCGGAGACCTCTACGGTTGCTGCTCTCTTCGGCGGGCATCGCGCTGTCGGTGGGCATCGTCGTGACGGCTGGCTATTGGTACGACGCCATCGACTACATGCTGAACGTGCAGTTTCACGGCGCGATGCGCGAAAACGCCACCGTGAGCTTCATGAAGCCGCTGCCCGAAAGCGCCATTCGCGAATTGTCGGCGCTCCCAGGGGTCTGGCACAGCGAGGGTATCCGCAGCGTCCCGGTGCGATTCCGCAAGGGCCATCGTCAGCGGGACGCAGTGGTGCATGGCTACCCGGCGGGATTGGAACTGCGGCGGTTGCTGGACCAACGTGGAGAACGCGTCCAGGTTCCGGCGCAGGGCATCATGCTGACCTCCAAGCTGGGCGAGGTGCTGCACCTGGGACGCGGTGACCGGGTTCAGATCGAAGTGCGCGAGGGGAGGCGCGAGACCCATGAGGTCCCCGTCGTCGCGCTCGTCGACGAATCCTTCGGTCTGCAGGGCCACATGGCGCTGACCGAACTCGACAAGTTGACCAAGGACGAACCCAGCTTCAGCACGGGGCTGCTCCTCGTGGATCCACGAACCCGAGACTCGGTCTTTCGGCGCCTGAAGAACATGCCCTGGGTCGCGGCAGTTTCCTATCCTTCCAGCTTTCGCGAACAGTTCGAGGCTCAAAGCGGCACCATCATGCGCGTCTACACGCTGATAATGGCCCTCTTCGCCAGCATCATCGCGATCGGCGTGGTCTACAACAACGCGCGCATCTCCTTGTCGCAGCGAAATCGCGATCTGGCGAGCCTGCGCGTGCTTGGTTTCACCCGTGGGGAAATCGCCGCGATCCTGTTCGGCGAACTGTCGATTCAAGTCGCCTTGGCCATCCCTTTGGGCCTGTTGGCCGGCCATGCCATGGTGCGGGCGCTCGCCCTCAGCGTGGACCCGGAAACCTATCGCCTGCCGACATTCATTTCGACGCGTACCTACGCATTTGCCGCCACGGTCGTGCTCTTGTCCACGCTCGTCAGCTTCGCCTTCGTGCGGCGCAAGCTCAATGGACTCGACCTGATCGGCGTCTTGAAGACTCGGGAGTGA
- the istB gene encoding IS21-like element helper ATPase IstB: protein MTSTLDPATDLDTLLRRLHLANARRVWRDLVQRAEKEQWPHGQLLQTLFEEEVAHRRGTRLMRAVRSATFPFLRTVEEFDFTYQSTLRLTTIGSLLAPDFVTEGRSVILLGKPGRGKTHLAIAIAYRALQNGFDALFTTAAELIDDLSLASREGRMRDALAPYLRPHVLVVDEVGYLSYGADAANVLYHVVNERHIRRRAMVFTTNKHPKRWGDVLHDDDLADAIVDRILERGRLLRLDGPSVRTKHIAADELAGDDYVDLGNRRVSGINAAEFPERTRSKRRSGFVGSRADLVWCRV, encoded by the coding sequence GTGACCAGCACGCTCGACCCCGCAACGGATCTCGACACGCTGCTCAGGCGCCTGCACCTCGCCAACGCACGTCGCGTGTGGCGTGACCTCGTGCAGCGTGCCGAGAAGGAGCAATGGCCGCACGGCCAGCTCCTGCAGACTCTCTTCGAAGAAGAAGTCGCGCATCGCCGCGGCACGCGCCTCATGCGCGCCGTCCGCTCTGCCACATTCCCCTTCTTGCGCACCGTCGAGGAGTTCGACTTCACCTACCAGTCGACACTACGCCTCACGACGATCGGGTCGCTACTCGCGCCCGACTTCGTGACCGAGGGACGCTCCGTCATCCTTCTCGGCAAACCCGGACGCGGCAAGACGCACCTCGCAATCGCCATCGCGTACAGGGCGCTGCAAAACGGATTCGATGCGCTGTTCACCACCGCCGCGGAGCTCATCGACGACCTCTCGTTGGCGAGCCGCGAGGGCCGCATGCGTGATGCTCTCGCTCCCTACTTGCGGCCCCACGTCCTCGTCGTCGACGAGGTTGGCTACTTGAGCTACGGCGCCGACGCCGCCAACGTCCTCTACCATGTGGTCAACGAGCGCCACATCAGACGACGGGCCATGGTGTTCACCACCAACAAGCACCCGAAGCGCTGGGGCGACGTGCTGCACGACGACGACCTGGCCGACGCCATTGTCGACCGCATCCTCGAGCGGGGCCGCCTCCTACGCCTTGATGGCCCCTCCGTCAGGACCAAACACATCGCCGCCGACGAGCTTGCCGGCGACGACTACGTTGACCTGGGAAACCGCAGAGTTTCCGGAATCAACGCCGCAGAATTTCCGGAACGCACAAGGTCCAAACGCAGGAGCGGATTCGTGGGCTCGAGGGCTGACTTGGTGTGGTGCCGAGTCTAG
- a CDS encoding OmpA family protein, with amino-acid sequence MIPWGKDSTYYVLFKPGSSVLSNDMLAKVLPVVADGHRQQPDVQILLEGHADESEPDPTRLADHRVQTVRKKLIEMGVKRDAMVVRSFGAERPQEPRAHDGIPLPNAWVVIRVVRDE; translated from the coding sequence ATGATTCCGTGGGGAAAGGACTCTACGTACTACGTGTTGTTCAAGCCAGGCTCGAGCGTCCTGTCGAACGACATGCTTGCGAAGGTCCTCCCCGTAGTGGCGGACGGCCACCGTCAGCAACCCGACGTACAGATACTACTCGAAGGTCACGCTGACGAGTCCGAACCAGACCCGACGCGTTTGGCAGACCACCGGGTGCAAACCGTGCGGAAGAAGTTGATCGAAATGGGCGTCAAACGGGACGCCATGGTTGTCCGATCCTTTGGTGCAGAAAGGCCACAAGAGCCACGAGCGCACGACGGAATCCCGCTGCCCAACGCGTGGGTAGTCATCCGTGTCGTGCGCGACGAGTGA
- a CDS encoding mechanosensitive ion channel family protein produces the protein MNKVLEILVAQGTSWGLRLLGVGVALFLAWVLAGWARRRVARALERRSFDPMLGRFFANVVRYSILAGTVLGCLGVFGIQTASFAAVIAAMGLAVGLAFQGTLSNFAAGIMLLVFRPFKVGDVVNVAGQVGAVVEVELFTTELCTADNRRLIIPNSEIFGKTIENLTHHATRRVDVPVGVAYDADLDRTREVLANAAASVTGVLAEPKAEAFLDSLGDSAVNWQLRVHCPTSEYWNVRQALVRAAKQALDEASLSIPFPQMDVHLTRADAPN, from the coding sequence ATGAACAAGGTATTGGAGATACTCGTGGCGCAAGGCACCAGCTGGGGCCTGCGATTGTTGGGCGTGGGAGTTGCGCTATTCCTGGCGTGGGTGCTGGCAGGTTGGGCGCGCCGACGAGTGGCGCGAGCGCTGGAGCGTCGCTCGTTCGATCCGATGCTCGGGCGATTCTTTGCCAACGTCGTCCGCTACTCGATCCTGGCAGGCACGGTGCTGGGATGCCTGGGTGTGTTCGGCATCCAGACAGCGAGCTTTGCCGCCGTGATTGCCGCCATGGGCTTGGCCGTCGGCTTGGCTTTTCAAGGCACTCTCTCGAACTTTGCCGCAGGCATCATGTTGTTGGTGTTCCGACCCTTCAAGGTCGGTGACGTCGTGAATGTTGCAGGTCAGGTCGGGGCCGTCGTCGAGGTGGAGTTGTTCACCACGGAGCTATGCACGGCCGACAATCGCCGCCTGATCATCCCGAACAGTGAGATCTTCGGCAAGACCATCGAGAATCTCACGCACCACGCGACTCGGCGCGTGGACGTGCCCGTGGGCGTCGCCTACGACGCAGATCTCGATCGCACGCGAGAGGTGCTGGCGAATGCCGCCGCGTCCGTGACCGGTGTGCTCGCGGAGCCCAAGGCGGAGGCATTCCTGGACAGCTTGGGCGACAGCGCCGTCAACTGGCAGCTGCGCGTCCATTGTCCCACGAGTGAGTATTGGAACGTGCGCCAAGCCTTGGTTCGCGCGGCCAAGCAAGCTCTGGACGAGGCGAGCCTGAGCATTCCTTTCCCGCAGATGGACGTCCACCTCACGCGAGCGGACGCGCCGAACTAG
- the istA gene encoding IS21 family transposase, whose protein sequence is MIWTLIIAIMGLLMSTGSRSRDQGEMLSQLKRHEIQVLLRAGFRPAEVAKRAQVSDDSVRRIQQEDAVEHTDDAVAHAQRRIGRPSKAALLADRVKAWIAEEPELPTQELLRRAKEAGYAGKKTAFYTLVAGLRPPRAAPVVRFEGLPGEFSQHDFGHVDVSFVDGQKKRVHFFASRLKYSRFAQVTLVENERVETILRCLARDFVAFGGLPLMAVFDRPKTIVKKSGKGREVEEFNQVFAQAIVDIGVGVEMCAPRSGNQKGSVERLVGWVKSSFFKHRKFQDEEDLRAQLAAWHLEVNTQTPSRATGVIPEIRRQEELARLRPVKVFPETLPLRIPVVVGPTAEVMFEGAPYSMPPKAAHVAGTLFLYEREVFIVAGRFEARHRRRTKDEPPAPLPEHRAEKIAAVHGARAKLYEKRQQLLNLGRHALEVITEVTHREPKLASRRVEELYALLDKYGDNVMRAAFAHAVDRGQLSVAGVRRALSSRVQRDNDGHCPEASLREEEDRQMKITFPNGTAPGGVS, encoded by the coding sequence ATGATTTGGACGCTGATAATCGCGATCATGGGGTTGCTGATGTCTACCGGGAGCAGGTCGCGGGATCAGGGGGAGATGCTCTCCCAGCTGAAGCGGCACGAGATTCAGGTGTTGTTGCGCGCCGGGTTCAGGCCCGCCGAAGTGGCGAAGCGGGCGCAGGTTTCGGACGACAGCGTGCGACGCATCCAGCAGGAGGATGCCGTCGAGCATACGGACGACGCGGTGGCACACGCGCAGCGGCGTATTGGTCGTCCATCGAAGGCGGCGTTACTCGCAGACCGCGTCAAGGCGTGGATTGCCGAAGAGCCTGAGCTGCCGACGCAGGAGCTGTTGCGTCGCGCCAAGGAGGCCGGGTACGCCGGCAAGAAGACCGCGTTCTACACTCTCGTCGCTGGTCTCCGGCCTCCGCGCGCCGCACCGGTTGTTCGCTTCGAGGGGCTCCCTGGCGAGTTCTCGCAGCACGACTTCGGTCACGTTGATGTGAGCTTCGTCGATGGCCAGAAGAAGCGCGTGCACTTCTTCGCGTCACGATTGAAGTACTCGCGGTTCGCGCAGGTCACGCTCGTCGAAAACGAGCGTGTGGAAACCATTCTGCGTTGCCTCGCGCGCGACTTCGTCGCCTTCGGCGGACTGCCACTCATGGCGGTGTTCGATCGACCGAAAACGATCGTGAAGAAGAGTGGCAAGGGGCGCGAGGTCGAGGAGTTCAACCAGGTGTTCGCGCAGGCGATCGTCGACATCGGCGTGGGCGTCGAGATGTGCGCCCCTCGCAGCGGCAACCAGAAAGGTTCCGTCGAGCGCCTCGTGGGATGGGTGAAGAGTTCGTTCTTCAAGCATCGCAAGTTCCAGGATGAGGAGGATCTGCGCGCCCAGCTCGCCGCTTGGCACCTCGAGGTCAACACGCAGACCCCATCGCGGGCGACCGGAGTAATTCCGGAAATCCGGCGCCAAGAGGAGCTCGCTCGGCTGCGCCCGGTGAAGGTCTTTCCGGAAACCCTGCCGCTGCGCATCCCCGTCGTGGTCGGGCCCACAGCGGAAGTGATGTTCGAGGGGGCACCGTATTCGATGCCGCCGAAGGCCGCACACGTTGCCGGGACCCTGTTTCTGTACGAGCGCGAGGTGTTCATCGTCGCGGGACGCTTCGAGGCGCGGCACCGCCGCCGCACGAAAGACGAGCCTCCCGCGCCGCTGCCTGAGCATCGCGCTGAAAAGATCGCTGCGGTGCACGGTGCGCGGGCCAAGCTGTACGAGAAGCGGCAGCAACTTCTCAACCTCGGGCGGCACGCTCTCGAAGTCATCACCGAGGTCACGCACCGTGAGCCGAAGCTGGCGAGTCGTCGTGTCGAGGAGCTCTATGCGCTGCTCGACAAGTACGGCGACAACGTCATGCGCGCCGCGTTCGCTCATGCCGTCGACCGCGGACAACTCTCCGTTGCTGGTGTTCGTCGCGCACTCTCCTCGAGAGTCCAACGCGACAATGACGGCCATTGCCCTGAAGCGTCACTCCGCGAGGAGGAAGATCGCCAGATGAAGATCACCTTCCCAAACGGCACAGCGCCAGGAGGTGTCTCGTGA
- a CDS encoding class I SAM-dependent methyltransferase, with translation MGLARILGRQLRQPSGWFGRWVMSRSLNRGNADLIGECVQALELSSEDTLLDVGFGGGGALRQASTIVTQGHLYGVDFSPDMVAQAHRSLGDLIRSGRLSVLTGDVMSLPLADGLCTKILSTNTIYFWADLPSAFARLRRVLAPGGRLVLGFSGQEKLDRYGAVTQQGFAKYSDAEVISALRDAGFDQVVVRSLHRGRTVGDYLAIAGNPGRPTP, from the coding sequence GTGGGACTCGCTCGCATCCTCGGCCGGCAGCTGCGCCAACCCTCGGGCTGGTTTGGTCGTTGGGTCATGAGCCGCTCGCTGAACCGCGGCAACGCCGACTTGATTGGCGAGTGTGTGCAGGCGCTGGAGCTGAGTTCCGAGGATACTCTGCTCGACGTTGGCTTTGGCGGCGGAGGCGCGCTGCGCCAAGCGTCGACGATCGTGACCCAGGGACACCTTTACGGCGTCGACTTCTCCCCCGACATGGTAGCGCAAGCGCATCGCTCCCTCGGGGACTTGATTCGCAGCGGGCGGCTCAGCGTGCTCACCGGCGACGTGATGTCCCTTCCCTTGGCGGATGGGCTGTGCACGAAGATATTGAGCACCAACACCATCTACTTCTGGGCCGACTTGCCCAGCGCCTTCGCTCGTCTGCGCCGAGTCCTCGCTCCGGGCGGGCGCCTGGTGCTCGGGTTCAGCGGTCAGGAGAAGCTCGACCGCTACGGCGCCGTTACCCAACAAGGATTTGCCAAGTACAGCGACGCGGAGGTGATCAGCGCGCTACGCGACGCTGGATTCGACCAGGTCGTGGTGCGTTCCCTGCATCGCGGGCGCACCGTGGGGGACTACTTGGCGATCGCGGGAAACCCGGGGAGGCCCACACCATGA
- a CDS encoding DUF559 domain-containing protein, with translation MHRSSRRCLAAIAAERRATPTLSERRLWRRLKGSQLGVSFRREFVVGRFIIDLAAPSRRLAVEVDGGYHVLVAAKDARRDRELARLGWRVLRVDAALVMADVEAAVQRVREALRAGK, from the coding sequence ATGCATCGCTCGTCTCGCCGCTGTCTCGCCGCCATCGCCGCTGAGCGCCGGGCCACGCCAACCCTGTCCGAGCGCCGTCTCTGGCGCCGCTTGAAGGGTTCGCAGCTGGGCGTTTCCTTCCGTCGTGAGTTTGTCGTCGGTCGGTTCATCATCGACCTCGCCGCGCCGTCTCGGCGCCTCGCGGTTGAGGTTGATGGCGGTTACCACGTGCTCGTCGCCGCCAAAGATGCGCGCCGCGACCGCGAGCTGGCGCGGCTTGGTTGGCGTGTCTTGCGCGTGGATGCCGCGCTCGTCATGGCGGATGTCGAAGCGGCGGTGCAGCGGGTGCGTGAGGCGCTGCGGGCCGGGAAGTGA
- a CDS encoding Glu/Leu/Phe/Val dehydrogenase produces MSESVSETAPGFSEKRDDYEGLVGRSSPSNLPPGERYEFFEVVQGYLDRAAKLIEMPEYIRGILSQPKNELIVHFPVRMDNGKYRLFKGYRIQHSNILGPYKGGMRYHESASLDDFKALGSLMTWKCSLMNLPFGGAKGGIKFNPREVSRDELQRITRRFFHALGSNIGPDYDIPAPDMGTNSQVMAWAMDTYMNTVGMVSKQAVMGVVTGKSITSGGTYGREKATGQGVVLCIQDWARRNRFELEGKKLMVQGFGNVGSHTAVLLSHLGASLVAVGDHTGYLYNAEGFNAHRLQTYVSEHGSISGYPNGKEISREEFFSVQADIFVPAALENQVGAQEAETLQVKLIAEGANGPINPDGEKVLLRRGIEVLPDVLANAGGVTVSYYEWVQNRRSEQWTLEEVDRRLQDAMETAYRNVAHAVERFNCDMRTACFIVALQRLQHVYEEREIFP; encoded by the coding sequence ATGAGCGAATCAGTGTCGGAGACGGCCCCGGGCTTTTCTGAGAAGCGAGACGACTACGAAGGCCTGGTGGGCCGGTCGTCACCCAGCAACCTGCCTCCAGGTGAGCGCTACGAGTTCTTCGAAGTAGTCCAGGGCTACTTGGATCGCGCGGCGAAGCTGATCGAGATGCCCGAGTACATTCGCGGCATCCTGAGTCAGCCCAAGAACGAGCTGATCGTTCACTTCCCCGTGCGCATGGACAATGGCAAGTACCGGCTGTTCAAGGGCTATCGCATTCAGCACTCGAACATCTTGGGCCCCTACAAGGGCGGCATGCGCTACCACGAGTCCGCATCCCTCGATGACTTCAAGGCGTTGGGATCCTTGATGACCTGGAAGTGCTCCCTGATGAACTTGCCCTTTGGGGGCGCCAAGGGTGGCATCAAATTCAACCCGCGCGAGGTCTCTCGCGACGAGTTGCAGCGCATCACTCGCCGCTTCTTCCACGCCTTGGGCTCGAACATCGGTCCCGACTACGACATTCCCGCACCCGACATGGGTACCAATTCGCAGGTGATGGCCTGGGCGATGGATACCTACATGAATACCGTCGGTATGGTCAGCAAGCAGGCTGTGATGGGCGTGGTCACCGGCAAATCCATCACCAGTGGCGGCACCTACGGTCGCGAGAAGGCCACGGGGCAGGGCGTCGTGCTCTGCATCCAGGATTGGGCGCGCCGCAACCGCTTCGAGCTGGAAGGCAAGAAGCTGATGGTGCAGGGCTTTGGCAACGTCGGCTCTCACACTGCGGTGCTGCTCAGCCACTTGGGAGCTTCCCTGGTCGCCGTTGGCGATCACACGGGCTACCTGTACAACGCCGAGGGCTTCAATGCGCATCGGTTGCAGACCTACGTTTCCGAGCACGGCAGCATCTCCGGTTATCCGAATGGCAAAGAGATCAGTCGGGAGGAGTTCTTCTCGGTGCAGGCGGACATCTTCGTTCCTGCAGCGCTGGAGAATCAGGTCGGAGCACAGGAAGCCGAGACGCTTCAAGTGAAGCTGATCGCCGAGGGTGCCAACGGGCCCATCAACCCGGACGGCGAGAAGGTACTGCTGCGTCGTGGCATCGAAGTTCTGCCGGACGTGCTGGCGAATGCCGGTGGCGTGACCGTCAGCTACTACGAATGGGTACAGAATCGCCGCAGCGAGCAGTGGACCTTGGAAGAGGTCGACCGTCGTCTGCAGGACGCCATGGAGACGGCCTACCGCAACGTGGCGCACGCGGTCGAGCGCTTCAACTGCGACATGCGCACGGCGTGCTTCATCGTCGCGCTGCAACGCCTGCAGCACGTCTACGAAGAGCGCGAGATCTTCCCCTGA
- a CDS encoding phosphatidate cytidylyltransferase, whose product MARSNLAVRFATAGVVVPLLLALLFLAPPWAFYLLVFAACAVGASELFGMTHPGDRPAQALGVLMTVGVSAAVYFASDQPKVLLAVMCAVPILGVLIPLWRLGDIPSASLRIMANVAGPLYIGALLTTIGLLRRDQGSFGPQFVVMTLTFAWFGDTGGYFFGRFLGKTKLYEAVSPKKTRAGFVGSLIGSALGATVASLWYLPTLPLLHAIPLAVFAGALGQLGDLVESLIKRSTGIKDSGWIVPGHGGILDRIDALLIVSPIVWAYTAFTT is encoded by the coding sequence GTGGCGCGCAGCAACCTGGCCGTTCGATTCGCGACCGCAGGTGTGGTGGTGCCGCTGCTCCTGGCGTTGCTTTTTCTGGCGCCGCCTTGGGCGTTCTACCTGCTGGTCTTCGCGGCTTGCGCGGTAGGCGCGTCAGAGCTGTTCGGCATGACGCACCCGGGGGATCGCCCCGCGCAAGCCTTGGGTGTGCTGATGACCGTGGGCGTTTCCGCAGCCGTCTACTTCGCCAGCGATCAGCCCAAGGTCTTGCTGGCGGTGATGTGCGCCGTGCCCATCCTGGGCGTGCTCATTCCGCTTTGGCGCTTGGGCGACATCCCCTCGGCGAGTTTGCGCATCATGGCCAACGTGGCGGGGCCTCTGTACATCGGAGCGCTGCTGACGACGATTGGCCTCTTGCGTCGAGACCAAGGCAGCTTCGGCCCCCAGTTCGTGGTGATGACCCTGACCTTTGCCTGGTTCGGCGACACGGGCGGATACTTCTTCGGCCGCTTCTTGGGCAAGACCAAGCTGTATGAGGCCGTGAGTCCCAAGAAGACCCGTGCCGGATTCGTGGGTTCCCTCATCGGCTCGGCGCTCGGGGCGACGGTCGCGTCGCTCTGGTACCTGCCTACCCTGCCTCTGCTCCACGCCATCCCGCTCGCGGTGTTCGCTGGCGCCCTGGGGCAGCTAGGGGATCTGGTCGAGTCCCTGATCAAGCGCTCCACTGGCATCAAGGACTCGGGCTGGATCGTGCCCGGTCACGGCGGCATTCTCGACCGCATCGACGCCCTGTTGATCGTCAGCCCCATCGTGTGGGCGTACACCGCGTTCACGACTTGA
- a CDS encoding Uma2 family endonuclease — MTTARRYRNTYADYLRLQSESPLKLEFSEGEIFAMAGGTPEHGALAMQFVRLITGSLPEGCVLYSSDVKVRVLATDLTTYPDLSIVCGGAEPAPDDPNAIVNPRFLVEVTSPSTEDYDRGDKLSQYKQLPSLQAVAIVSHRRRQVTVVTRSGASWSEREVRAGERASLGDGISFDVTELYTVAQSLQE; from the coding sequence GTGACCACGGCGCGCCGATATCGCAACACGTACGCGGACTACCTCCGCCTGCAGTCGGAGTCACCCCTGAAGCTCGAGTTCTCCGAAGGTGAGATCTTCGCCATGGCGGGAGGCACGCCAGAACATGGTGCGCTCGCCATGCAGTTCGTCCGCCTCATTACTGGCTCACTTCCCGAGGGGTGCGTCTTGTATTCGTCTGACGTCAAAGTCCGTGTCCTCGCCACCGACCTGACGACTTACCCGGATCTCTCCATCGTGTGTGGTGGCGCCGAACCCGCACCTGACGATCCCAATGCCATCGTCAACCCGCGCTTCTTGGTAGAGGTCACCAGTCCTTCGACCGAGGACTACGATCGAGGCGACAAGCTCAGCCAGTACAAGCAACTGCCGTCCCTCCAAGCGGTCGCGATCGTTTCTCACCGTCGTCGACAGGTCACCGTGGTCACTCGAAGCGGTGCGAGCTGGTCCGAAAGAGAGGTGCGCGCTGGCGAGCGGGCTTCGCTGGGCGACGGCATCTCCTTCGATGTCACGGAACTCTACACCGTCGCGCAGTCGTTGCAGGAGTGA